The region TTGTGAGTTGTGAAATCAAGCTGTGATGTACTGCAGCACAGCGAAAATTAAGCTTGGCTGCATTACAGACAGCTACTATTACATTTGTTGTCACTAAGAAAGAAGTTTATGTTTAGTTTCATATTATAGCTTGAAATTGTGTGCTTAAGGGGCAGAATGTAATGGTGATGTGTTTACCGACCTAATCTAACCTAAGCTTTCGCAGCTAATTAAAATCAAGAgtagttattatttttttcaaaagcaaaatAATTTATTCAATTGAAAGATAATACTAATTTAGAAACAATCCTTGAATATAGAAAATCATAAATTGGCTTAGACCCTCCAGGAAATGAAATTTTACATGAAGAACTtagctattattattattattattattattattattattattattattattattattattattattattattattattattctatGGACACATAGTATGTGGCCATTTTTTACCACCAGGTATATATTATGGAGATAACTTGCCTATCACACAGGATGGACATATTTTGATCTTCTACTAACGCCACTGCTACTTGGCATGGTATAGCGTGTATAGTGTGGAGATCGATAGGTACGGCAATGGAAGAGTGTGTTAATGATGATGTCGATGGAGGGTTTGCGTGGTTATTGAGTGTGAGTGCGCACGGTTGGTgaaggcaatggtggtggatATATAGTGGCCACGGTGAAGATGGTGGAAAATGGCAATTATGGAGGCTGAGTCGTGGTGGCAGCGATCATGGTAGAAATTTTTGTTTGGTGGTTGAGTTGGTTATAAGGAATAAGATGGCAACGAAAATGGCGGCAGCGGAGGGTACTAGGTGGAGGTGACAGTGATAGAGGGTATAGGGTGTTGGCAATGGTGGGGGTAATTGGTAGCAACCATGGCATGTACTAGAAGGTGGCAACAATGGTGGAGGTATTGTTATGGCCTTCTAAaatatgtactctttttccttttccaggtttttcccaagggggttttcctgggaaggttttaatgaggcatattTTATTATGCTGTGCTTTCAAGGAGGAGGGGGTTTATTCCTGACATGTTTTTTCACTGTTTTTTGCTTCTTTTTTACTACTTTatctttcttcctctttgtattgggttgaagtaccccttgtacttcattcaatatattcatttggcttatcaaaaaaaaacaatggtGGTGGAGGTAGTTTTTAGGGTAACAGGTCATAGCAGTGGTGAGGAGGACACAAAGTAGAGATATCAGTGATAGATGTTATCTAGTCAAGACGGTGGTGGTTGAGGTGGTGATAGTTGAGGTTAACATGAGATGGTGAAAGTGGATGGTATTCCGTGGGGGATGTTAGATTTCAATGTCTATGACGAAGAGTACTTGCAGTGGTGGTGTGGGTGTGAGGTAGTGACGACGATGAAGGATGTTGAGTTATAAGAGGTGTTGAGTTGTTGAATTTTGTTGTGTACTATGATTTAGTTAGTTTCTTGCCTTTAAAAACTACTTGTAATGACTCCAACAGTTTTATCTAGCGTTTCTATGACATTTTCTATGCTTGAAAACTATAAATTTATTAGACCATGATCAAATTGCATTTTACCCTTTCAAATTAAATTGTTAACtttctattatttttaataatatagtTTTGTcctacatttttttatttttgtttaattgtTAGTTTTAGAaactacaaaataaaaaatccgaaaaaaaaaactacaaaaattaaAAGGAACAAAGGGATTTTTGGGTAAGCATATTCAACAAAtttgatttctctctctctcgatcAGCTCTCTTTCCACCTTGGGATTGTACGATGGAGAGCTGGGCCGCAAGGCCCAAAAACGAGGACATGGTGTCATATTTTTGGGTATTATTCAGtgctaaaataaataaaacaaaaattgaccaaaacaaagaaaaactgTTAGAATAGGGGATTTTGGCTGGGCCGAAAATCTGGGTTTTAGTTTGGTTTAGGAGCAAGCTTTTAATCACCAGGGTCGAACCCGGATGTGAACAAAATGAGTTAGTCACCCTAAAGAGGAAAAATCTCAGAGTGATATTCAATTAATCTTTTTTTCCCcttaaaatttttatattactCTTCCAACTAGTAACTATTTTTTTAAGGTAAGATAAATTCTTTCAAGAAATAGAAGGTGCTACATTTGAAGATAGAAAGAACTAAAAGCTGAAGATAAAGCAACACAATCTCAAATAACAGCAAAGTAAGTAAGTAAGATGACTTGTCACTGTGATGTTTCCATGAATTCACCACAATCAAGCTTTCTCCCAGAATCCAAGTTCCAACTAGTAActattaatttttcttaatttgttaaAATTTTCACCCTAGCTTGATCATAGTTCATACCCACTTTTTTTCAAGTTCAGTCAATGCTAATCACCCTTCCAATCTAGCAAACCGAGTTTAGCACAAAAAGGTGGTGATCAGGAGGAGATTTTCTTTGAAGCATGAGAATGGCACAAGGAGCCTCTGTTCGTGGTGCTAAGAATGTCATGCTTTTGAATCCCTTCATACCAGGGTCGTCTCAACCAATATTGAGGCCTAAAGCGAATTCTAAGAATTGGgcatttataaaattaattatttaatataaataatttaaataaaatttatttttcgagcCTTTTGAGATACAAAATCGTTTAGTAaattatcataattgatttcttttaaaatttctttttcaatagAGAAAGAATTAGAGaaagtaaaagaagaagaattcaGAGAGACCAAATAAAAAGTCACACTTTCCCTCTGCTTTTTATCAATTCAAAATACACAATAAattgaatttaattaaaaataaatgttgcACTTAAAAGATTCATTCTTTTAGGCACTCAATATGTTATTTAATTAGTCTATTCTTGGATAATTTCCTTTAAAATATATActagttaaaaaaaacaaaaaatttggGGCCTAAAGCAAGGGCTTTACTGGCCTAGGGGTTGAGACGGCCCTGCTTCATACAAATAAACTATATGAGCTCTAAGTTGGTGTCTGATATATAGAATTGTTCaggttttaattttatgatttaaGGAAGGGCTATAATATTTAAGAAATCATCCTTTTTCAGCCTTCGTTTTTTGGAATCTTGGTCAAGGTGCTAAGGCAAGTTTTCTcgatttttagttttttacacAGTATGATCTTGACAAGCATGGTTGGATCTTAGTTAGGTCTCTAATTTGTTTTATGTtttatgacaatttttttatttgatttgcgGGTTAAATTATCTGAATATATATGGATCATAGAAAATTTGATGCTTTATGTCTATGAAAAGTCACATGATTCATGGAGTGGCAAGGTGGCATGTTGATCGTTTtgacgttttttttttcaatcgtCATGACGTATTCTGTGTGTTACTGATTTTTGCGTCTTAAAATTGAGTATTTTATGGCTAAGACCGGTGTAAATTACTCTAcgtaaaagttttttttttaaagatactCTACGTAAAAGTTgagttaaattattttaatttaatgtgtATCAATGACatttaagattaaaaaaaaagctagaaattcatatttatttatttatcttaaatattattgATTCACATAATATTATTGATTCACATAAGTATGTATCATGTTTGTTTGGTTGGCTTCCCAGGAGGCTCTTCCAACTAATGATTGCAGGCACAGGAGAGGAATGGCTTTAAGTGCGGAGTGTGTGATTTGTAATGCCAGTGTGGAGTCTTCTCTCCATTGTCTTCGAGATTGCACTCAGGCGAAGGGAATTTGGAATGCCATGGGTTTTGACACTCAGGGTGCCATGTTCGGGAGTGGTGACGTGAAAGGGTGGCTCCGGAAGTTGTTGAAGGAGGATAATCCCGCTGTCATGGCGACTTTGTGGTGGGTTTGGAGGGCTCGGAATGTTAGGTGTTTTGAAGGGACGGTAATTCCGTTGCAGGTCTTGGGGACTAACGTGGCTGCCATGGTTCACGACATTAAGCGTGCCTTTGATGCTCCTATGGATTCAACCGGGTCGTCGACGAGGTTGGTTCAATGGACAGTAGAATTGCCAAATTGTGTGGTTTTGAACGTGGACGGCAGCGTTCGTGGGACTCCACAGCGTGGTGGTTTTGGAGGTTGCCTTCGCTGTAGTGACGGTATGTGGATTGGGGGTTTCTACGGGTTTTTTAATGACAGCTGCATTCTTCAGTTAGAGCTTCTTGGGTTATTCCATGGTCTTTCTCTAGCTTGGAATGGGGGATATCGTCGAGTGGAGTGTCAATCGGACTCCCAACTTGCTGTGAAGCTTATCAACTCGGTGCCTCCTTCGGGTCATCTCTATGCATCATTGGTATGGGATATTAAAGATCTCTTGAGTAGAGATTGGGTTGTCAATTTTCGGCATACGCTGTGAGAGGGTAATGCTTGTGCGGATCTATTGGCTAAGCATGGGGCGGAGCAAGATCAGGATCTAGTTCTGTGTGAGCTCCCGTTGGCGGGTTTAGGTGCTCTTTTACAAGCTGATGCGTGGGGTGTCTCCTATGTGAGACCgtagttttttcttttcttttagacaatgtaccaaaaaaaaaagtatgtatAACACTACAAGAGAAAAGTTAATTACTGATGGCTAAAGTGGGAAAAGCCGTTGTTAATGTAGGCTTACCGATGAAAAATCATCAGTTAAAATGTTGTGGACATTAACTGCATCGATACATATTACTTAATAGTTTTAAAAGTCGTCAGTAATTtacttatatttatttatttgtgtgtGTTCTCAACCACCACAAGATAGCCATATTATCAATTAGGTAATTGTAAAATGATGAATATTATTTAGCAACTTACTAAATGCTAATAATTTCCACTATTTGAGTATGTGTTATATTAAAGGCTTAAATACGCTTTTAATCCATGAGATAGTAGAAGGAATCAAATTGGGTctctagaatttttttttcttaaaatgtaatttttgaaatattttttcaatcaaattaagtcattttgctcaattttaACCGATTAACGGTCCAGTGGTCAGCCGAGTTACTAGATGGTGTCCATGTAGATTATTTcgcatcaattttagtccctgtaaaatttttaaatcatatttttaGTCTCTCTTCTTCTACCACTATCTTCTtaatttcttcttcaattctcaTCCAAATGATGAACTTCTTGTTTTTTAAGCTTCTTGCACTTGcatgcttcatcttcttcctttttcaTCTCCATCCTCTTCTTCCCTAATTTTATTCTTTAAGAATATAACCAACAAAATTTAACTTGCAGATGAGAATTACATCCATGTATGTTTACACTAATTATATaaattgttgtaaaaaaaacttttcttaatttattgtttatgtACTGAGAAGGAAGAGGAACAAGAAGGGAATGAAGGAGATAGAGGAGTATGGGAAAAAATTCTGGATTAAAGGTTGTGGTCTGGAAAAATGCTGGGCAAGAATGAAGGAGGTTGGTGAAGAAGGTAGAGTAGTGTGGTGGTTTCAAATGAGAGACtgaaaatatgatttaaaaaTTTTTCAAGGACtaatattgataaaaaaaaatcaatgtggACTATCTGCTGACTAGACTCgccactggaccgttgaccggtaaaaattgagcaaaaagacttaatttgattaaaaattcAGGGATTACATTTCAGAGAAATTTTTTCAATGAATccaatttgattccctttacaatctctagacaaaaaacatatttaaacaatttattaaataaaaataatgattATTTCATGATTGTTCGGGATGCCAATATGATTTTGTCATTACATATTTAATTTGACTTTTgttaaaattagttaaaatatttaaaatgcatTATTATTTGACATAATATTGTTTATTATTTATTGGGCCAAAATGATATTGTTACATTTCTTTCTTTATTGTTTACAATATTATTGATGTGTTTTTCCTTTGTTAGAGTAGAGTTGAATTGAATGTATACCCTTTTAAATAAGTAATTGAATCGTTCAAAAAAAGTAATGAAGGTTAAAATAAACTATATGAACTAATAACttgataatttttattttaattgtatGTGTTCAGCAGTATATAAGTAAATGATTCACACATCAATCTTTTAAGTTTTTGTGTAAAAATATAGTGTTTAATTTtcctaatttcaattttttctggACTCAGTGCTGCTTTGGGTTCCCTGATTTGATTTCCTTAACATAAAtaccctccggtcactattataaataaaagttaaatttttaaattcattcaataaatgatatgtgtgatatatcatatattgaatgaatctaaaaaaCTAACTTTTTCTTATAAtggtgaccggagggtgtatttGATTATGTTCTGCTCTTGCACGTGTGCCAAACAGTAACTGAGTCTAACACTTCCTTTTTGGTCGTAAGCTACTAGCCTATTATTTGAACAAGTTACCAATACCAACCAGATTTTCGGGGATCTATGGGAGGGGGAAAAAGGAAACAAATTAATCAAGTTTTCAATTCTCAAATAAGATTTTGACTATTTGCAAACCCGATTGATCTGGTAAAAAACAATGGCAAATACCAAATACACACACCTAACCCCCGATTCAATTCCAATAACACATGCCAACCATGTTTTACTTTAATTAAACTTTATAACAATTTGCATACTTTTTTATTTGTCAAATTTTTGCATAATTGTTAAATCAAATATGGATCTCTTTTCTACCCAAAAAAAATGTGGATCTCTTTCTTCCTCACCTACCACCTTTTAGCTGAATTTTATAAATTCCTTACCAACCGAGATTCTCTTGTAAGCTGTACCTCTTTGCTTGTCAAAATAATATTAAACTTGGTCTCGGTTGAAACATTAGATTATTATGTTATTGGTAGAACCAgaccaataaaaaatattaaaatttgggTTATTAATAAACAACCTAATAACTTGAGCAAATAacactttttatttaaaaaatgaaaaataaaattgataatCAAACAACCCTAATTTCGTTGTTAATAAATCaaacattataatttttttttaactaagatATCAACTACTGGTAGCCATGTGACTAATCTCCACCCATAAAGGCAAACAAAGTAGTAGAGACTGACCAAATAGTTTTTTCATTAAAGCCCCAATCaatgtggtttttttttgttaaattattTTCACAATTTCGATCCGGGTGTGGTGAATGTCAAATGTCTCATCAAGAGTGACACTCCTAAGATTCAAACTCTCAGTCTAGGAGTTCAAATAACCACTTTTTACCTCTATGggtgttttttttgttaaacaATCAATACTAATACAAAATCAAACAAATACAAAACTTATGttaattattttgtttatttttttctttattttttttttttgctttggaGTTTTTTTATGAGTAATGATATTTTACCATtaaacgttcaaaaaaaaatgatattgtACCATTAAACAACAGTGCACacatcttttttatttattatatttaggAACCGTGCATTTATTTTGAgatatattttttctctctttatcTCCGACTCACATTACATCATATATTACATATATCGTTTATATCTCATTCTTTTTTATCTCTATCACATGGTATATACACTTAcctttattgtttttttattacAGAAAAATTGAGGTCATTTTCTTAACTGACCCGGTCAATTTTTCAAACTAAAATATAttaccaaattttttttttggttacaaaataTATTACCAAATGGTCCAAATCATTTATTAACTTTTACTATATATAACCAATTTACTTTTGTTACTTCAATTGGTTATTTGCCAATTCACTCATAAAACTGACCATTACTAGTGTAATGCAAACTTTTAACCTTACAGCCTTGGATTCCGTCCCTAGCAGATGCCAAAATAAACTAAATTACAGGTGCACTTGTGAATCTCATTAAATATTTGTCCCCAAAAAAACATAACAGTTCTATCTCATTAATAAAATGTAATAAGATTTTTTCCATTTATAATTTGCACTAAATGCAATAATTTTTACCGTCAAGATTCTCTGTACTTCTCCAAAAACCGGAGACTTTTTCCCCTTACAACCTACCTAGTACCCAATATTCCACATTGCATTTATCATTCAGTCAGGCACAGATCCACAAAATTGCCACAATTACCTCATATACCAAAAATTCAGTGTGTCCTACCAAATTTAAAGGGAGACTCTACCTGAATCAAAGCCTCACATTCCGATTGTGATAGTTCCTCTATCTATGCTTGTAACTTGAGTCAATTGTGATCATACACCATTTTTCACTACCCTAATCTATCTATTGAGCTTTGCTGCAAAATTCACAACCCCAAAAAATTAcccttttgtttctttctgcCACTTACCCCCAAAAAGATAAGCCTATTGTGAAAGAGAATCTGCCACCAAACTCATCAGAATCCTAAAATTTCCAcaccccaaaaaaaaatatgaaacttTTTCTCCCCCAAAATATAAAACATGCTTAAATGCCTTCCATTGAAACTCAATCCTCAAACCTTTAACTCCTTCCATTCATTCTTTCCTTCCAAAGTTTGTGGTGTTTTTCCTAGTTAGGCAGTGTGATAACATTGAACCTGTCCTTTTCCTTCATAGGTGGGAGCTCAGTCACCAACCACTTTGCATTTCCATCAGATCTTGAATCTACACATTATCATCATTGATTCATTTCCAAAAAATCAAGTCTTTCATTTTCATAATTTCATTATCATTATTATCATAAATTATCATAAATTCAATTCAATACACCCTCATATTCACATTTTTATACTATATAATTCTCATACATTATCATCATTCACCACCCTCCACTCACTCACACACACTCCAATGGAATCATAACAAAAAACAGAGTATCTcatttctcatttcttcacatTACTATCTCCCCTGTTTTCTCAGTCTCTGTGACATTTCATCAAACATGGAGCGCGCACGGAGACTCGCCAACCGCGCCATTCTCAAGCGTTTGGTTTCCGAAGCGAAGCACAACCGAAAGCATGAACCGGTGTGGAACTCCGccgccgcctccaccaccaccgtgcCGTTTTACTCCGCTTCTTCCTCCCGGTACGTGTCCTCTGTTTCTCACTCTGTTCTCAGAAACAGAGGATCCAAATCAGCCACCAACATTCCACGCGCCGCCGCGGGTTTATCCCAGACCCGATCGATCTCCGTGGAGGCGCTTCAACCCAGCGACACGTTCCCGAGACGGCACAACTCCGCTACACCAGAAGAACAAGCCAAGATGTCACTGGCTTGTGGCTTCGACAACGTTGATTCCCTCGTAGACGCTACTGTACCGAAATCGATTCGGTTGAAGGAGATGAAGTTCAACAAGTTCGATGGAGGATTAACAGAAGGGCAAATGATCGAGCACATGAAGGAGTTAGCATCGAAGAACAAGGTTTTCAAGTCGTTCATTGGAATGGGGTACTACAACACCCATGTTCCTCCTGTGATCTTGAGGAACATCATGGAGAATCCAGCTTGGTACACACAGTACACTCCTTACCAGGCTGAGATTTCTCAGGGGAGGCTTGAATCGTTGTTGAATTATCAGACCATGATTACGGATCTCACTGGTTTGCCTATGTCCAATGCTTCATTGCTTGATGAAGGTACTGCTGCAGCTGAAGCAATGTCTATGTGCAACAACATTCagaaggggaagaagaagacatTCATCATTGCAAGTAACTGCCACCCACAAACCATTGATATTTGCAAGACCAGAGCTGATGGTTTTGAACTCAAGGTTGTGGTGGCTGATCTTAAGGACATTGATTACAAATCTGGTGATGTTTGTGGTGTTCTTGTTCAGTATCCTGGTACTGAGGGTGAGGTTTTGGATTATGGGGAGTTTATTAAGAAAGCTCATGCTCATGAGGTGAAGGTTGTTATGGCTTCTGATCTTTTGGCATTGACTGCGTTGAAGCCTCCCGGTGAGTTCGGGGCAGATATTGTCGTTGGCTCGGCTCAGAGGTTCGGGGTTCCAATGGGTTATGGTGGTCCTCATGCTGCTTTTCTGGCCACATCACAGGAGTACAAGAGGATGATGCCTGGGAGAATCATTGGTGTTAGTGTTGATTCTTCAGGAAAGAGTGCTTTGAGAATGGCAATGCAAACTAGGGAGCAGCATATCCGTAGGGACAAGGCTACCAGCAACATTTGCACTGCTCAGGTAACTAGTTAAGTTGGTTTGAATTTGATCAGTTTTTAGTTATAAGTAGTTCCTTCTTAATGGACAATAGCTATTTAGAATTTCAATTTCTAGCCATGGGTGTGTTTAGGAAAACAATTTAAATAAGCTTTTATTGCATAAGCGCTTTTTCATTAGCTAATTTTAGAATCTTATTGAAATAAACTCAAAGTAAGTTATATGagaataagctcaaataagtacCTAACTATGTCTATGTGTACCTGTTTCAAAGCATTTCTTTTTGTACATCCTGCTCAAGATAGATTATAACCTGTTATAGATAGATCATAACCTCTGTCCTTTGTATTACTGTGTTCCTGGAgcttagttctgattttgtatAAGTTGGTTgaggattttatttatttatttctgaATTGGTTATGTTTAGGCACTGCTTGCAAACATGGCTGCCATGTATGCTGTATATCATGGACCTGAAGGCCTTAAAGCCATTAGCCAACGTGTTCATGGTCTTGCTGGGGCATTTGCTCTGGGGTTAAAGAAACTTGGAACTGTGGAAGTTCAGGATCTTCCCTTCTTTGACACTGTGAAGGTTAAGACTTCCAATGCACATGCAATTGCTGATGCTGCTCTCAAAAGTGAAATAAACTTGCGAGTTGTAGATGGAAACACTGTGAGTGTTGCTTTTTGTTGTTCCAATTCAGTTAATTATCTTTGCATGTCTTTGGATAATGGAGCTTGGCTGCTTTACAGATTACTGTTGCTTTTGATGAAACAATCACATTAGAGGATGTTGACAAGCTTTTCCAAGTGTTTGCTGGTGGCAAGCCTGTAAGTATAATTTTGTACATCATATATCCTTTTCACATGATTGTGTCATTTCTCATGACTCATCATTGTAAATTCatctaatagcatgtttggatcagtttaTTTTTCCTCATAGTCAATTCTGGGacccagaagctactcacacaAGCTTCTTCTCAAAATTGATTtggactttagaatcaattgtggaaggatttccaaacatgcactaaaaaTTTTACATATACGCAGGTCTCCTTCACAGCTGCATCACTTGCGCCAGAAGTCCAGAGTCCAATTCCTTCTGGACTAGCTAGGGAGAGCCCTTTTCTGACACACCCTATCTTTAACACGTATACCCCTTTTCACAAAATTTGAATTCATGGGGTTAAATGTTGGCaggtaatttatttatttttatttccacTTTAGGTACCAAACTGAGCATGAGTTGCTCAGATACATTCATAGGCTGCAATCGAAGGATCTATCACTATGCCACAGTATGATCCCACTGGGATCTTGTACAATGAAGCTGAATGCAACAACTGAAATGATGCCTGTGACATGGCCCAGCTTCACTGATATTCACCCTTTTGCACCAGTTGAACAGGCTCAAGGTTATCAGGTAGTTGGATGGTTAAATAATCCCACAACATAATGATGATACAAATTGATTCTTAAATACCCTTTTTAAAATAGGGGATAGAAGTTGTGTTTTCTGTTTCTAAACAAGCAAATCTGGTGTCAGGAAATGTTCAACAATTTGGGTGATCTGTTGTGTACCATCACTGGGTTTGACTCTTTCTCCTTGCAACCGAATGCTGGTGCTGCTGGAGAATATGCTGGACTGATGGTTATTCGCGCATATCATTTGGTATGGCACCTTGGTTCATTATGAATATGT is a window of Lotus japonicus ecotype B-129 chromosome 5, LjGifu_v1.2 DNA encoding:
- the LOC130718742 gene encoding glycine dehydrogenase (decarboxylating), mitochondrial isoform X2; the protein is MERARRLANRAILKRLVSEAKHNRKHEPVWNSAAASTTTVPFYSASSSRYVSSVSHSVLRNRGSKSATNIPRAAAGLSQTRSISVEALQPSDTFPRRHNSATPEEQAKMSLACGFDNVDSLVDATVPKSIRLKEMKFNKFDGGLTEGQMIEHMKELASKNKVFKSFIGMGYYNTHVPPVILRNIMENPAWYTQYTPYQAEISQGRLESLLNYQTMITDLTGLPMSNASLLDEGTAAAEAMSMCNNIQKGKKKTFIIASNCHPQTIDICKTRADGFELKVVVADLKDIDYKSGDVCGVLVQYPGTEGEVLDYGEFIKKAHAHEVKVVMASDLLALTALKPPGEFGADIVVGSAQRFGVPMGYGGPHAAFLATSQEYKRMMPGRIIGVSVDSSGKSALRMAMQTREQHIRRDKATSNICTAQALLANMAAMYAVYHGPEGLKAISQRVHGLAGAFALGLKKLGTVEVQDLPFFDTVKVKTSNAHAIADAALKSEINLRVVDGNTITVAFDETITLEDVDKLFQVFAGGKPVSFTAASLAPEVQSPIPSGLARESPFLTHPIFNTYQTEHELLRYIHRLQSKDLSLCHSMIPLGSCTMKLNATTEMMPVTWPSFTDIHPFAPVEQAQGYQEMFNNLGDLLCTITGFDSFSLQPNAGAAGEYAGLMVIRAYHLSRGDHHRNVCIIPVSAHGTNPASAAMCGMKIVTIGTDAKGNINIDELRKAAEKNKDNLSALMVTYPSTHGVYEEGIDEICKIIHDNGGQVYMDGANMNAQIPTGGIPAPDNSQPLGTISAAPWGSALILPISYTYIAMMGSQGLTDASKIAILNANYMAKRLENYYPVLFRGVNGTVAHEFIIDLRGFKNTAGIEPEDVAKRLMDYGFHGPTMSWPVPGTLMIEPTESESKAELDRFCDALISIRQEIAEIEKGKADINNNVLKGAPHPPSLLMADAWTKPYSRECAAFPASWLRVAKFWPTTGRVDNVYGDRNLICTLLPASQAVEEQAAATA
- the LOC130718742 gene encoding glycine dehydrogenase (decarboxylating), mitochondrial isoform X1; translation: MERARRLANRAILKRLVSEAKHNRKHEPVWNSAAASTTTVPFYSASSSRYVSSVSHSVLRNRGSKSATNIPRAAAGLSQTRSISVEALQPSDTFPRRHNSATPEEQAKMSLACGFDNVDSLVDATVPKSIRLKEMKFNKFDGGLTEGQMIEHMKELASKNKVFKSFIGMGYYNTHVPPVILRNIMENPAWYTQYTPYQAEISQGRLESLLNYQTMITDLTGLPMSNASLLDEGTAAAEAMSMCNNIQKGKKKTFIIASNCHPQTIDICKTRADGFELKVVVADLKDIDYKSGDVCGVLVQYPGTEGEVLDYGEFIKKAHAHEVKVVMASDLLALTALKPPGEFGADIVVGSAQRFGVPMGYGGPHAAFLATSQEYKRMMPGRIIGVSVDSSGKSALRMAMQTREQHIRRDKATSNICTAQALLANMAAMYAVYHGPEGLKAISQRVHGLAGAFALGLKKLGTVEVQDLPFFDTVKVKTSNAHAIADAALKSEINLRVVDGNTITVAFDETITLEDVDKLFQVFAGGKPVSFTAASLAPEVQSPIPSGLARESPFLTHPIFNTYQTEHELLRYIHRLQSKDLSLCHSMIPLGSCTMKLNATTEMMPVTWPSFTDIHPFAPVEQAQGYQEMFNNLGDLLCTITGFDSFSLQPNAGAAGEYAGLMVIRAYHLSRGDHHRNVCIIPVSAHGTNPASAAMCGMKIVTIGTDAKGNINIDELRKAAEKNKDNLSALMVTYPSTHGVYEEGIDEICKIIHDNGGQVYMDGANMNAQVGLTSPGWIGADVCHLNLHKTFCIPHGGGGPGMGPIGVKQHLAPFLPSHPVIPTGGIPAPDNSQPLGTISAAPWGSALILPISYTYIAMMGSQGLTDASKIAILNANYMAKRLENYYPVLFRGVNGTVAHEFIIDLRGFKNTAGIEPEDVAKRLMDYGFHGPTMSWPVPGTLMIEPTESESKAELDRFCDALISIRQEIAEIEKGKADINNNVLKGAPHPPSLLMADAWTKPYSRECAAFPASWLRVAKFWPTTGRVDNVYGDRNLICTLLPASQAVEEQAAATA